CGATGGCCTATCGTTCCGTCCGCGCATGGGTACGCCGTGAGCAGTGGAAGCGGAGAAACAGAAGGTAAGGAGAAACACCATGATGCTGGACCGCATGGAGGGCAATGCAGAACTGAAAAGCAGCGTGCAGCTGATGCTGGCAGCCCGCCGCCTGACCCACAGCGTGCTGCTGGTGGGTGAAGAGGGCCTTGGAGCCGGTTTTGCGGCCCGCTGCATTGCGGCAGATTATCTTTACCCTGCAGGCGGAGCGCCCGCTGAGGCCCTTCTGCGGGGCGAATGCTGCCGTGCTGTGGGTAAGCCTGGCGACCGCGACAGCGGCCATGTGGAGACCGGCATCGTGCGTGAAGCAATCAGCGTTTCCGGTATGGGCGCAGGCGGCAAATATCTGGTCAGTCAGGTCAAGGCTATGCGCAGCGAGATCTTCAACACCAGCCTTTCGGCCGAGGGCCGTGCCGTGCTGCTCTACCATGTGGAAAAGATGAACGAGGAATCTGCCAATGCCTTGCTGAAGGTGATGGAAGAGCCGCCGGAGGGGGTGCTGTTCCTGCTTACGGCGGATTCGCTGGCAGGCGTGCTGCCCACCATCCGCAGCCGCTGCGTCAGCTTTGCAGTGGCTCCTGTCTCGCCGGAGCAGTGCGCCCACTACTGCGCCGCACAGGGGGTGGACAAAAAGACGGCCGCGCTGTACAGCGAACTGTTCGATGGTCACATTGGCACGGTGCTTGCCGCCGCACAGGACGAAGCCCGCACCGCGCAGGTGGAAAAGGCCCTGCAGCTGGCAAAGGCCGCTGCCGACCGTGACAGCTATGCCGCAGCCTGCCTGCTGGCCGCCTACGAAAAGGACAAGGCCGGTGCCGCCGCCCTGCTGACGGACTTCCGCGCGGTGGCGGCAGCGGGCCTGCGGCAAAGCCCCCACGCACCGGTGCAGGGCATTGCCGCCCAGCGTGCCCTGCGTCTGGCCGAAGCCGCCATCCAGCGCCTTGGCGCGCAGGTGAACCCTAAAATCGTGCTCAGCGTGTTTGCGGCAAAGTTCCGCGCGCTGTAAACAAAAACTCCCCCGAAAGGCTTTTTACGGCATTTCAGGGGAGTTTTACTGTCAGGAAACGGTAGAGGAAGGGTCGCTGATCAGGCCGTTAAAAGTAAAGGTGGCCGTTTGATTATTAAGTTTACTCAGCGTGATGGTTATGGTTCCTCTATAGAATTTATCGAAAGAAGAGGTAGTGACGGGGCCGATGTCGATGAAAAGAATAACGGTTTTGGACCGGCCTGCAGGAACAGCAAGAGACTGGTTGAATACATAGGCGGTTTTGCTGCTGTTCAGACCTTTGTATCCAAGACCACATACCTTACCAGTGCCGCCATCGGTATGGCTGAAAGCAAAGTTGCTGGTGCTGACGGTGACATCACTGCTGCCGCTTTCATTATCCAGTTTGAAGCCGGTGTAGAAATAGTTGTGGCGGGTATCAAATTCATAGATGGAGCTGGAAGTCCACTGCCCGCTCAAAGGACCGATATCTGCGGTAAAAGAGCCAAAATTAGCGAAATCGCTATTATCGATGGGAGGAGCAACCAGATTTTCGGGAGTGGAAGCATACGCTCCATCTCCGCAGCCAACCAGCATACTGCCGGCGGCAGCGACCAGTGCGGCGGCACCAGTGGCCTTTAAAAAAGTACGGCGGGTGATCAGTTCAGACATAAAAATCTCTCCTTTGATTGCAGGAAATCATAAAATACAAAAGCTGATGCAAAAAGAAACTCCCTCCGGCGCTTGCGGTACACCGGAGGGAGTTTCTGTTTGGGGTATTGCTTTGGTGTGAGGAGGAATCATGTGCGGAAAGACGGTTGCGGCCCCGTCTCCCCGCAAGGTATAGTATACCCGATTTTAAGTGAAAAGTCATTACATTTCTGTGAAAAAACATCCCGCAATGAACTTTTTACAAAATTCCCCCAATGATAAAAACCAAACAGCGCGGTGTACAAAAATTCTGGTATTCCAGAATGACATAAACTGCCAATTTCGCTATAGCAGACAAGACCGCAGGTGTCAATTAAAATGTCGGCTTTTTGGCGGAAAGACGAAAAAATGTGGCAAAAAACTGTAAAATCGGCACAGGGTCAGCCCTTGGCAAGCTCGGCGGCGTGAAGCTTGCCGTGCTCCACGTAGTGGGCGGCGTTGTGCAGGTTGGCCTCGATCTGGGCCGCGCTTACCTGCTTGATGACCCTTGCGGGCACGCCCACGGCTACCGAGCCGTCCGGGATGACCATGCCCTCCGGCACCAGCGCACCCGCGCCGATGATGCAGTTTTTGCCCACGACACAGTGGTTGAGCAGGGTGGCGTGCATTCCGATGAGGCTGCCATCCCCTACCGTGCACCCGTGCACCAGCGCGCTGTGGCCCACAGTGACGTTCCTGCCCAGCGTCACGGCCCCGCCCACATCGCAGTGCAGCACGGCATTATCCTGCACGTTGGAGTTTTCGCCAATGGTCAAAGTGCCGTCGTCGCCGCGCAGCACGGCCCCGTACCACACCGTGGAACCGGCTTTCAGGATCACATCGCCTTGCACGGTGGCGTTGGGCGCAACGAACGCAGCCCCCTCGTTGCGGGGAACTTTTCCACAAAAGGACAGAAACATTGTTAAAAACCGCCTTTCTCTCTTTCTCTTTTGGCTGGTTTATGGTATTCTTTAAAGTAGTATAGCAAGCCAGAGCCTTTCCGGCAAGTAGGAGCTGTTTCAAAACAAAAATTTTTGCCGTGCGTCGGCAAGCAGATACAAGGGGGCACGCTCATGTTCAAAAACACCATCTTCCGCCGCATGACGGCGCTGGTGCTCACGCTGGCACTGGCCGCTGCCGCTGCACTGCCGGGCCTTGCGGTATATCCCATGCCCATCCAGACCGCCAGCGAGACCGAGGCGGTGTACCTGTTCAACGCCGACACCGGCAAGACCATCCTGAACCAGAATGCTGACCAGCAGCAGTATGTTGCCAGCCTGACCAAGCTTATGACGGCCCTGCTGCTGCTGGAAAGCGGCAAGGATCTGAACGGTGAAGTGACCGTGCCCACCGCGCTGACCCAGGAGTTCCGGGATATCCAGAACGCCAACGGCACCACTATGGGCCTGCGCATCGGCGAGACGGTGCACCGCATCGACCTGCTGAACGCCATGCTCATCGTCAGCGCCAACGACGCCGCCAGCGTCATTGCCTACGATGTGGGCGGCAGCGTGCTGGATTTCGTCAAGCAGATGAACGCCCGTGCCCAGGAGCTGGGCTGCACCGGCACGAACTTTACCTGTGCCCACGGCCTGTTTGACTACGGCAACGTGTCCACCGCGCAGGATCTGGCAAAGATCGCCGCCGCCTGTGCGGCAAACCAGACCTTTGCACAGGTGGCGGGCACCGCCAGCTATGTCCTGCCGGCCACGAACCTCCGCAAGGCTGAGCACACCATCAGCAGCTCCAACAGCCTGATGAACAGCGAGAGCGCCAACTACCGGGAGTATGTCCGGTGGGTCAAGGGCGGCTTTACCACGCTGGCAGGCCGCTGCATCGTTGCCTTTGCGGAAAAGGACGGCCACACCTACGGGCTGGTGATCCTTGGCTGCGATACGCCGGACCACCTCTTTGCCGAGTGCGATGATCTGTTCGACTGGGCCTTTGCCAGCTTTGCGGACCGTCCGCTGGTGGACACCCAGACCGAGATCACCACCGTGGCGCTGACCAAGTGCCGCACTGAACCGGCAGTGGAGCTGTATGCTGCCGCACCGGTGAGCGGCTACGGCCACGCAGACGATATCGTTACCTACTCCTTCGACCTGCCGGAGAGCATTGCGGCCACCGTCAAGAGCGGCAGTGTGGTGGGTACAGCCACCGTGTATCTGGACGGCGATGAAGTGGGCACGGTGGACCTTGTGACCCACCGGGAGTACGTCTCCGACTTCCGCACCGACACCAAAGCCACAGTGCTTCTGCTGTGCGCACTGCTGTTCATCCTCGCTGCATTAACGGCGGTCACTCTTGCCGCGGGCGGCGGCTCGCTGAACCTCAAAAAGAGAAGGCGCAGAAGATAAAATGCCGTGGCCGCAGATGCGGCAGGTTGGAGCGGCAGAAAAAATAAGAAAAGCGGCGCTCAGTGCCTTGCAACAGGCTCTGAGCGCCGCTTCTTTTGCGCTTATTGGTTGAGGAACTTGATAAAGTGGTAAGATTCCACAATCTGGAAATACTTGATGATGCGCGGGTACAGGGGTTCGGCCTTTTCGCCGAACTGCTGCTTCATGCAGTCAGCAAGCTGTGCAACGGTCTTCTGGCCGTCGATCAGCGGCCAGAGATAGCTGCCGGTCTCGTCCAGATGCACCTGTGTGGTGCGCGGTTTATGGAACACTTTTTGCGCGATCGTATTGAACACACCGGTGTTCTCCACCTCAAGGGTGATAAGGCCGGTGGCTTCGTCTGTGTGCCAGCGCAGGGTTTCCGCCCGCTGCGGAATGAGGTCCAGATAGTTGATGGACTGCTTTTTCTTACTCATCAGTTCTTCTTTTTCTTCATGGAGAAGGCCAGCAGGCATGCGATCATCACGATCATCAGGACCACGCCGCCAATGTTGCCCAGATCAATGCTCAGGGCAGTGCTGATGCCGAACACGGCAAACACAGCCAGCAGGATGCCCACAAGGCCCTCGCCTGCGATCATACCGGCACAGAACAGGGTGCCGCGGGTGGTCTGCTCTTCCTTGAGCTTCGCGTCAACATTCTTGCGGCTGTCCATGAACCAGCGCACAACACCGCCGATCATGATGGAGGTGTTCAGGTAGATGGGCAGGTACAGGCCGATGGCGAACGGCATCACGGGGATGCGCAGGACCTCCAGAGCAATGGCAAGGAACACACCGGTGAACACCAGGTTCCAGGGCAGGTTGCCGCCCATGATGCCCTCGACGATCATCTTCATCAGGGTAGCCTGCGGTGCGGGGACCTCGGCACCGCCGTAGCCCCATGCGCTGTCCAGCAGGTACAGCACACCACCGATGGCCAGACCGGCGGCAATAACGCCGATCAGCTCACCGATCTGCTGCTTGACCGGGGTCGCACCCAGCAGGTAGCCGGTCTTCAGGTCCTGAGAGGTATCCGCAGCAATGGCAGCGCAGATGCAGATGACAGAGGCGATGGCCATGGAGCCGATCATGCCCTCGATGCCAACGTTGCCGGTGGCCTTCAGGATCATGGTAGCGATCAGCAGGGTGGCAATGGTCATGCCGGAGACCGGGTTGTTGGAACTGCCGATCATGCCGACCATACGTGCAGAGACGGTGGAGAAGAAGAAGCCGAAGATGACGATCAGCAGAGCACCCAGCGGGCTGACGGGGATGGCCGGAGCCAGCCAGATGATGAGGATGATGAGCAGGATGCCGCCCAGAATAAAGGGCATGGGCAGGTCCTTCTCGGTACGGGAGGTGCCGGAAGCACTGCCGCCCTTCATGCTCTTCATGGCATCACGGAAGGTGGATGCGATCAGAGGCAGGCTCTTGATCAGCGAGATGATACCGCCGGTAGCAATGGCACCTGCGCCGATATACTTGACGTAGTTGGACCAGATAGCGTCTGCACCGCCTGCTGCATACAGATCAGCAATGGTGGTGCCGGCTGCTGCCGGGTACAGGGAGATGTTTGCGCCGAACAGGCAGATCAGCGGGATAATGACCATCCAGCCCACCAGAGAACCGGTGAACATGTAGGAAGCGGTCTTGGGGCCGACGATGTAGCCCACGCCCAGCAGAGCGGGGTACACTTCCATGCCCAGAGCACCCTTGAAGGAGCTGAAGGCCACGGCAATGTCGGCGGGGATCATCTTCAGGCCAT
Above is a genomic segment from Faecalibacterium taiwanense containing:
- a CDS encoding twin-arginine translocation signal domain-containing protein: MSELITRRTFLKATGAAALVAAAGSMLVGCGDGAYASTPENLVAPPIDNSDFANFGSFTADIGPLSGQWTSSSIYEFDTRHNYFYTGFKLDNESGSSDVTVSTSNFAFSHTDGGTGKVCGLGYKGLNSSKTAYVFNQSLAVPAGRSKTVILFIDIGPVTTSSFDKFYRGTITITLSKLNNQTATFTFNGLISDPSSTVS
- a CDS encoding gamma carbonic anhydrase family protein, with the translated sequence MFLSFCGKVPRNEGAAFVAPNATVQGDVILKAGSTVWYGAVLRGDDGTLTIGENSNVQDNAVLHCDVGGAVTLGRNVTVGHSALVHGCTVGDGSLIGMHATLLNHCVVGKNCIIGAGALVPEGMVIPDGSVAVGVPARVIKQVSAAQIEANLHNAAHYVEHGKLHAAELAKG
- a CDS encoding serine hydrolase, with translation MFKNTIFRRMTALVLTLALAAAAALPGLAVYPMPIQTASETEAVYLFNADTGKTILNQNADQQQYVASLTKLMTALLLLESGKDLNGEVTVPTALTQEFRDIQNANGTTMGLRIGETVHRIDLLNAMLIVSANDAASVIAYDVGGSVLDFVKQMNARAQELGCTGTNFTCAHGLFDYGNVSTAQDLAKIAAACAANQTFAQVAGTASYVLPATNLRKAEHTISSSNSLMNSESANYREYVRWVKGGFTTLAGRCIVAFAEKDGHTYGLVILGCDTPDHLFAECDDLFDWAFASFADRPLVDTQTEITTVALTKCRTEPAVELYAAAPVSGYGHADDIVTYSFDLPESIAATVKSGSVVGTATVYLDGDEVGTVDLVTHREYVSDFRTDTKATVLLLCALLFILAALTAVTLAAGGGSLNLKKRRRRR
- a CDS encoding PqqD family protein → MSKKKQSINYLDLIPQRAETLRWHTDEATGLITLEVENTGVFNTIAQKVFHKPRTTQVHLDETGSYLWPLIDGQKTVAQLADCMKQQFGEKAEPLYPRIIKYFQIVESYHFIKFLNQ
- a CDS encoding OPT family oligopeptide transporter — translated: MKDQESFKPYIPAEKITAEMTATSVIMGIILSVVFGAANAYLGLRVGMTVSASIPAAVISMGVIRVLLKKNSILESNMVQTIGSAGESLAAGAIFTMPALFLWAKEGLCDKPSILEITLIALCGGILGVLFMVPLRNALIVKEHATLLYPEGTACADVLLAGEEGGANASTVFSGMGLAAIFKFIVDGLKMIPADIAVAFSSFKGALGMEVYPALLGVGYIVGPKTASYMFTGSLVGWMVIIPLICLFGANISLYPAAAGTTIADLYAAGGADAIWSNYVKYIGAGAIATGGIISLIKSLPLIASTFRDAMKSMKGGSASGTSRTEKDLPMPFILGGILLIILIIWLAPAIPVSPLGALLIVIFGFFFSTVSARMVGMIGSSNNPVSGMTIATLLIATMILKATGNVGIEGMIGSMAIASVICICAAIAADTSQDLKTGYLLGATPVKQQIGELIGVIAAGLAIGGVLYLLDSAWGYGGAEVPAPQATLMKMIVEGIMGGNLPWNLVFTGVFLAIALEVLRIPVMPFAIGLYLPIYLNTSIMIGGVVRWFMDSRKNVDAKLKEEQTTRGTLFCAGMIAGEGLVGILLAVFAVFGISTALSIDLGNIGGVVLMIVMIACLLAFSMKKKKN